ACCCGCGGCTAGTCAGCGACGTGGACGTATCGGCGGTCGCGGACGCCATCGAAAAAAACGAGTTCGAATCGGTTCGCGCGTACTCAGAAGACGTACGATAGCACCGCCAGTACGAGGAACACGATTACCAGCCACTTGGCGATGTTCATAGACATACCGGCGATACCACCCGCGCCGAGCACGGCAGCGATGATGGCGAGAATGACGAACGCAACCGCGAGTGCCAGAAGCGCCATCAGTGGCTCACCCCGCTGACGTATCTGTGTGCAAGATACATGGGTATCCATTGGACAGCTAATTATATGGTATGTTGGGCTGAATTAGCAAGGTAGGGATGTTATTTGTGGCCGAAACCGGATTTTATCACAGGAGATGAGGTTTCCAATAATTATTTTCTTGTTAAAATAGATTGAATAAATTGATAATATGTGGGAAATATTGTGTGTATATGGCACGACAGGAAGTCGCCAAATACCTCGAACAGCACCCACGAATGATCGGCGTTTTGTTCATGATGACGTTGTTGATGATGCAGACCGCGCCCGTGTTGGCAGGCGGTGGCGGAGCATCTCAGGGACCATAGAATACCTATTCAAAATATTCCGTAGTTTGCCAGAGAATCTGACCGTCGATTATAATCGGTTCTGATTCGATA
The genomic region above belongs to Haladaptatus sp. R4 and contains:
- a CDS encoding DUF1328 domain-containing protein, with product MALLALAVAFVILAIIAAVLGAGGIAGMSMNIAKWLVIVFLVLAVLSYVF